AGCTCCACGAGCTCTTCTGTGTATAAAAGTGATGACGGgtacattgaaataaaaaatgtatactcagaaattttaatttaaattccgAGAGCAATTTCATATCGGAGTTTCGTGGTACGAGATTTCGTGTATCAAGAATAGCCACAATGCATATTCAACGCAGCTTGCCGTCGTCTTTAAATGGTCCGTAGTCTGATTAATAATAGCTTCCTGTCACGGCCAGTCAAGAAAAGTTATGGTAGCGCGTTATTATCCACTTTGTCGAGGCTCTAACGTTCTGTAatctctaaataaaattattataagcttaaaaagtttaatttcaaaattttacattgttatattataaaattatgtaactgttatttaatacatttcttaattgttcgtaaatttagaaaaaaaattgtaatttttgtaagtaGAAATAAACGAGTTTCTTGAATTTCATGCAAGAAAGATAGATGCaagattgaataatttattgtgaaagaaaaatgtaaaaattcacTCTAAAAACATTTATGGAATAAATTACATGCATATACGTGATTTATCAACTTTTTTCTGACTCACAGAAGTTttgttttaatgtaaaaaaaaactataattagttaatttttgtGAACGTGGAAAAGTGAATAACTATCAGAATTGCAGATCAAATAAATCAATCCTAAAGTTGGCTTTAAAATTGACACTTCAATAGCAGTAAGACTCGTACGCGGGCAGATTACTCCTCCGAGAGCTACAATGGTCGATTGTCGACATTCTGAGACATGACTTCGTCTGGAAAGGCGACGACGTGCGACTCGTGCCACGTACGCGGAGCGCGTCTGTTTAATTTATCCGATGAGTCGTGTTAAAGCCTGAGTAATAATGCAACAAGCGACTCATGCAATAGCACGGCTCACTCTCGGATAACGAGGACGTTAGATGTTCTGAAGTCTTCTGATTGAACAGCCGCAACGACGTCGACGAGAAGGTTACGTTTTCACAGTCGTATTAAAGCACGCCGACCTAATCCATCGTTCCCGTTTCCTCCTTATATCCGCTCTTCGAATTAATCCACCGCTTCGTAGCGGATTCAGAACTTGCTATGGGTTTGCGAAATCGATAAGCCACGCTGCGTTTTCGCGATTACTCTCGGCGCGCCTCAATCTACTTACATAATTGATACGCGCGACGAAGAGGCAACTAGATTTATCAAGTTAGAAGTAATTAGTGCAGACAGTTTGCGtctcaaaattttatagcaaAGGTGTTCAAACGTTTTAGTATAAAAcgcgtaatataataataaggaaaatgatCTTTCTAAGCGCAGAAAACGATATCTCTGACAGTTTCATTACTCGCGCTTAtcagtatttaataatatattcctATCTttcatctatatttatttgtatatgcttattttcttcatttacaTGCTTGAGTCTCTGCTAAAGTTTTAAAAGATCCACCAGACGTGCCTTATAAAGCGTCGAGGATGGCTATCGTGATCACTTTAagaaaaagatacataaaagAATGAGTATAAAGAGGCTGCTGGCGTTATTGGAACTTAGATTATGTAATAAAGCGCATGGAAACGGCGGTGGAAATGATTTAAATTCGTATAATCAGAACtgcaattctttttctgttcCTTCCATGATAAGTTGACCACTCCATTTTGCCGTTTCTTTATCACTTGATCACTTTAGACCACCATCTATTTTATCTCACTATCAATTTCAAATCTTATCCCATAGCAAAGACTGATTTCGATATTTAATTAGCGACTTATTTCCTGTTggattttataatctttttgcTCTTTTTTATAAACCTTAAGCAAGatgtgaattatttcaaagttcTTTCGGTAACTTTACTGAAAGAACTCTAAATCAGCTTAGATGTGCGGGCGAAATTATAAGTTAGACTTATCGCAAAGCCCGTTTTCGaggttaaaaatttaattaacagctTACCTTTGATTGACCTTTTGCcactttttaaacattaataagcTTTTAGAAAcctaaaataagatatatattgaTCTGTATaagactttttttaatatcttaatactGTCAAAGTCACAGAtgtacgtaaaaaaaattatacaatcaaTTTATTGAAGTTCGATCGATACTCGCGAAATTAGCTtgcttacttttatttttaaaataataataatcttctaTAAACCTCAAATAAAGCAAGTAAattgttttagaatttttttttcagtccTTTAACATCGTTAAAATTGACCTACATGTGCAGAACAAATTATAGAGTCGACCTATTGAAACTTGGAAActcaatttttgtttattaattagcGATTTACTTTTGATGGACTTTTATAATTgcttaaacattattaattttcaagagggtttaaaaagtatgtataaatcgttaaaaaactttttccatGTTTCCAACACTGTCAAAGTCAGTTCAGAGATATGGCAGTGATTACAGATTATGCTTATCAAAAGTCGAAAATTCGTCACTTAGTATTTAATTCATAGCTCACTTCCacttaatgttttttttaaatattaataattttttagaaaaataaaattttaaaaaattgcgaaagaTTACCGGAATCGGCAAgagaatatttgttataaaaaaactgataatTGTGGCCATTTGTTGTCCACAAATAGGCGAAAACGATCGGTATTAGGAGAATAGATAACAGGATCATAGGAACGACAAGAGGTGgcagaaataataagaattaaaatattcttaaaaaatttatatatctaacttgatatttttttagataattattaatgtttcaaaaatataaaactagtCGAAAATAGGCcgcaaattaaatatcaagtaTCAATTGCCAAATTCtgatttgttgtaaaattctttttttttttttgttttcaaaaatttttatttatctttaaaaaaattataaaattgtgaaCGCTTCTAAAAAACTAAGCTTtaattttgtatctatatcgccgaataaataattataaatttatagtaaaaagtttaaatttcgattattcattaaaaatttagaaataaaataatgtcaatattACCATAATGCGCCGACGATTATACTAACTGTCGTTATTGCCGTTGTTGCTATTGTTGTTGCGTGGGATAGTTGATCTTCTGTTCGTTTTTCTGATTCGGTGAATCTTGCTTTTCTTCGTCATTCTTTTTCGGCAGTGCCAGTAATGCTTTCAGCAAACCTTGGACAAAGCATTATTACGTTTTTCGTTttctgattttatattttcagaaaatttgactttatattttcagaaaattatatttttagaatttttcagaataaatTGCAAAGAGAATAAGAAGCATAAGAAGcatacttgaaaaaaattgttaacataCCCAGGTAGCACATGTGTGTGTTCGTTTCACATACGTTTTCTAAATTCATACACATATATGAATACATTGGATACGTTTAGGAAACATATATGAAACGAACACGTGCCAGCTGGGTAATATCTTATACAAAAGATaccttataaatatttgttataaaaataatattttttaaattcttgaaatatgcataataaaatataaaatcatataaatgcgtaaatttacatataaatacttaaataaatgtaaatgttatttttacaaaacaaacatgagaaaaataaataaaaatcaagcGTAATTATGAAGCGCACaacttgtataatttattgattaaaagaCTGAACGTTTCGATTTTAGTTCGAgtttttttcaatgaaatatcATGTAAATCGAGAAGGACGTCAgctgaagaaaatattcaaagtccatagaaagataaaatagcAAAACAGCGGTTTTGAAATGCGGTTCATGATTTTCATTCTTGAAAAGAATGCAAACTAGAGCCGAAAACATTCTATTACTtgatcaataaattatatatgttttgcGCTCCATCAATCTCgcttgataaatatttcagcttTCTGTTTAAGAATTTATACGTCGTGACAGAGAAAAAGAACATCGTATAAaggattaaattattgaacCTACTCTTCATCCATTCGGTTATTTAATACGCGAGATATGTTACAATTATACAGTTATTAGCGATTAGTtggttaaattattaattgataattgaaGTCAGTTTATTCACCAATGCTTTCTCCCTTGAACGAGGTTcctaaaaagaagaaataagacCTTAGCGGGCGGAAAACGAATTTCAAGCCAGAACTGTAAACGATCAATCTCTCACTCACCGTTACCGCGGTACTTATTCAGCTGCTGATACACCTGCTTCATCCGCTCGATATTAATGCGCGAATTCTTGTTGTGGTTCACCATCGGCAGTGAGTACTCTTTGCCGATGATACATTTGGCCGCGTGCTGTATGTTGAGCGGCGCATTCCATGGCTCGTGAATATATCTGGCCGGGAAATTCTTCAGCACTGGCAGGTAGCGTCTGATCGTGACAGTAAGATTAATTTTACcttcaatattaatcattCAGACAGAatgttatttacaaatttttggaAAGAAGTTAACGAAATGCACATTGACAGCGCTAAAGCGAAAGGAAAAAAGGACGATCGTGCAGACAAGTAGATATCAATACAAACAGTggcttattttaaaataaacagttTGAGTAAACTAAATAAACAGATGAATAAACAGATTGCGAAGAACGTCATAACATTAATATGGAggcattaatttaatatcactgctcaatgtaatatatataataatgttaattgcGAAAGATTGACGTCATTCGCTTACTCGCACTTTTATCAAACACTAGATaatgtgattattttataaaaacttcgTAACGATTCTCGGTAATCGAATGTCGTCGCCAACAATTTGCTACGGTAATGTTTTTGCACGATTAAGTTTTAATAGAGCTCTAAGCTGTTTAATATTCCATCTATCTCGCAGTGAATTCTGCTTCGCTCGAATTAACATGAGATAGAAATTAAGAtcaattaagattaaaatttctccAGCCATTGCGTGGACATTAATCACAGTTTTATTAACACCGTGAATGCGACGTacatgttatttaaaaaaaaacgctaaTATACACCGTCCATCGAAATTTTCTAAATCTGTCTGTTTGTTCGCttttaaattcaaagaaaaaaaatcatttttacttGATATAATCGCCATTCGGATCCGCCTTTCTGCCGAATCGCACAGGACAGTAACAGtggaaaaattgttgaaagaaCGAACTGCACGAAAGCCACATCCACATCCCGGCATTGACAGACCAATCGGCGTCTAAAAGAAGCTCGTCAAATACCTGgaagaaaaagtaataaaactaCTGAAATATCAGAAtgtctattatttattataatttattaacattttatagatTTCTGCATATCATTATAAATAGCTATTgcttcaaataattttgactCAGTTTTggcaaaaaatgttaaatagaCTTATTTGCATTGATCATGTTTtagtgattaattaatttattctccAGCAACTCTAATCTATTTatgtattccttttttttttcacatcaaACTCGAGACATGTGGGGGAAGCGCTTCGTGCACTTCTgagacaaatattttactacgAGAAGTAATCTTGGAGAAAGAAGTTtcgaaataaaagcaaatagaTAAAAGAGCAGTTCCGGAAGGCCAAGTACGCCAGTGACAGTTCACCTTCATTCCTTCTTCCCATGAGATCCAAAGATCTCCTCTGGTTAAAAAGCAAGCCACCGCGTGTCTAGCCAGATGATGTATCCAACCTTCTTCCCGCAATTGAGTCATGATCGCATCGATCCATGGATATCCTGTCTGGCCCTGGCGCAAAAAGATAGATTTGTTACCGAAGTCAAGCAAGAAGCTTTTGCGTCGATTTCGACAGATTTGCTTTTTTCGCTCGGATTGTAATTTTTGCCTTTTTGCGCAAAAGTTCACTTACGTTCGCCCACTTGGCGAGCGCCTCCACGTTTTTGTCCCACGGTATCTGCACGCAAATCGGATTACCCTGCATCCGATCGAAATTCGGGTTCTTTGTCGCGGCGCAGTAGAAGAATTCGCGCCACAGAAGCTGTCCGTGCAACGACAGCGGTGGCATAGCTTTTTTTATCTGGGAaaagaattatgaaaaattatccgGAGCAATCATTCTTCATCAATCATAATTATTCTAGATGTATTActtcaaacattttaattaataattcgctTCATTGTATGAATATaaagacaaataaaacaatgtaatCATCTGTAGCGTTCAAAGTCGCGAAGTAGCGAAGGGTCGCAAGCGGCGAAAACACAAGAATCTAAACGATTCCGAAGAGGACTCGAAGCCAGAatcgcaataatttattacaaaggTCCAAAGAACGATAAATTCGCTAGCTCCAACAACAGCGGCTTGGCTGCACATTCGTCTTTCGACTCGGAAATTATTTCCGTAATATATCCCGCGCTCGATATCGCGGCGCATACGATTCTCACCTTCTTGTACAGATCGGTGAGCTGGTAATAAAACAGCCGTGTGCTGAGACAACCGAATCGCAGATAAGGCGAAAGCCCGGTCTGGCTCGGCAGTAAAGATTGCGGAGTCATTTTCGGCCTGCCAAAGCTCGCCACCCACGCCTTCCTTTCGAGATGACGTTCGAGCCGCGCCAGGGCTTCGCTCTCGCCGCCAACCCACACCGGCGGCAGCAAACCTTCCGTGTCGAAACCTGCAAGCCGGAAGAAATCAAATAATcagaagaaaattttcaacGAACGAACGTTTTACATTCGTAATTCGAGGTTGAAAAAATCACAGAATCCAATTCcggatttcaattttatcgcgCGGGTGCCGACCTCGTAAACACTCTTCAACGTCGAGACGGAGCAAATCCGTAGAACTTGattcaattcaattcaatATTATCGTATTAGAACACGCTGTAGCAAGATAAATTTACATGATTGCTCCCTTGCGGACAATGCATTAATGTTGCAGCAGCTAATCTGCCGCGAACACATTTTCCACGGCGAATGCAATGTAATCACGTTAATTTGGCGCTACGTGACGCAAAATATTCTATTGGAAATACATCACGCTATTGTTGGAACAATGACCTCTGGCCAAATTTCTCATTTGCGCAGCGCGATGACGCTCGATTAGAACGTTATTTCGTTGATTAACGTTATTGCGTAATGCGCTTCGAATAGAATATTCCGCGAGCTGTAGATTAACGCAATAGTCGAATTTGTCATCAAacggataatataaaattaattgtgaaatattacaaatttagaaatattcgaTTCTTTTCGCACCGAGTTCATCGAGCGTGGGAACGCCGTAATGATCGTCGTGATCATCTTTGAGGGGAGTGTAAGCGCTGCCAATGCAGGCGGCTGTTACTGTGGACACAGGTGGCTTCGGTGGGTCCATACTGGCGACAACATTTTGAAACTGATGGTAGGTCAGCGGCGATTTTCCACtatttctttctataattctgaaataacaaaaagagaTTGAAAGATAACAACGgcaaagtattatttatttttttaaatgtcaacattttatttcttatcgcAAGTATCTTGTAATCtttcaattcaattttaattggaactttgaataaatttccACTATTTATTAACGTCGAGTAATTCGACATTTCGAAATTAGATCCTACAAGCAAGATATGATCGCGCTTCAGAACGAAAAATCGAGCGATGTGGACCAGGTATTTCAGACTCACTCGTCCAGCTTGTAGAGAGTGTGCGAGACCCTCTGGACCACCGAAATACCGAGCTCCTTACAGAGCGCCGAGATATTGTGGTCTCGCACACGACCGAACGGCTCCGGGTCCTCTTCGAATGTCAGATTCGTCGTGCCCCATTCCTTGAACAACTTGGGCAGCGCGTCGGCCGGCTGACCGCGGATTACGAACAATCGagaattcaattttctcaGAGAGCAATCTAGATCTTCGAGACACTGCAGCAAGAATCTATTGGACAAATAAAATGCGTTgaataaattcatcaaatgTAGGAGAAAATTGTATGCATTATTCATACGTGGATTAATTCTTATCACAAAGTCTTTGATTATATCTTTAATCAATTcagtgatacaaaaaaaaaaaaaaaaaagtcaaaagccgccgatgaaaaataataaaatcaacaagCAAAGAAACTAACATACAATTAAGTTTCTTTCTTTGCGCCAAGCACGACTGCCAAGGCAGCCTGACACGCGCAGCGCACTGTCAAAggacaataaatttatctcgCTTCGATTCGCTTTCGTTTCGgaatttatattatcgaaTTACTCCCTTCTCAATATTTGCTAACCCCCGTCTCATTTTCCAAATTAAGTCTCACCATTCCGTGCCTTTCTTCGTGTTCCTAAATCTTATCACTCCATTTATCTACTTTCCCCCCTTTCCTCAAATATTCCGGCATTCTTTCTTGCTTAATCCATTCCACCTTTCTTCAATCCATACCACCTGTTGTACCTTCGATCCTCGCATCTTGCGTCTTCTCTGTTACCTCCGACTTACCCGCTCACTTCTCCTCAGTTTCTCGAACGCTACCCTCTCACTCTGTTACCGGCCTAGCAAAGGCTGCTATCGGCCCAATCCTTCCACCATTTCCATCCCCCTCTCAGTTACTCTTCAACAACTTCCTTCCCTCTCGCAACCACTTTTGACCTTCTCCGTACACACTCTTATCAACGCACGTTCCTACCCTTCTGTCGATCTCTCTTTAAATCTCCCACTCGCTCTCCCCTTCgacaatttcgatttttttcctCCCCCCGAAGTCTTGTACGAAGGAATTTTATTGTACAGATAACGCGGTAAGATAAGATGATGCGTTTGATGCGTCAAAAGATTATTACACACATATCAGATGCGGATCTCGCTTGCGGATAATTCCGCGGACATTCACCTCCATTTATTGATGCCGACATTGGTACTTCCGGCGAACCAGGGATCCAACACGAAAACGCATCGGAAAGTGGACGCTCCTGCGAGACCTTCCCTAAGTGAGGGATTATCGTGCAGCCGGAGACCCTTGCGGAACCAGTGAACCGTGTGCTTCCCACCGTCGCTCCGAACCCCCGTTGTCACCTCCTGGTCCATTTCATTGTTACTACTTCCGGTCATGTTTTCTCAGTACACTCtgcaatgtatatatatttctaattaattgaCTCGGCAAATGGAAGTAATTATTGTTTCATTTGCAGtgaaagaaaaacagagaGCGGGAAAAAAgtgtaatttattaagtgcTCCGGAGAAAATCCTCTCGAGCGTAAGCAagcaaagaaagagaaatagagttgctgtaaaaaaatattaccgtAGATTTGcgagatataaaattgttaatataattattcaacttttttttttaatatccgtGGACAACGTTATATGTAGATAACGCGCAAGAAGTTTTCCCCGTAATATGCAGCCGTCAAAGTgtcaatattcaataatttgacataaagctcttttaaaataattatttaacattatttataatgcaataaatttttattagctgATTGGCTTCAGCAGATTGAATTCAACTCAATCTGCTgaagattttttgaatttttatcacacATTGATTTCTGATATTTACAACTTTCGAAAAGTATCTCGCTCCTGGGAAGCTTTAAGCTTAAAGAGGCGAGTTCACTTGACTTTCTGTACATTTCCTCTCGGTTACACGGCAAATCAATGCCGAAAAGCGCACatcttaaatttctttctgCTATCAATGTCGGAAGGAGAGCTCGGCACTCTCGAAGCCCGAGAAAATACAGCGTGGCGCGGATCAATTCCCGTGTGAGAGCCCTTACAAATGTACCTTCCGCCGCTCTCTCGTCCGTCTGAAACGTATGCTAAAAGATCCGCCTAACTATCTTTTGTTTCGCTGCTTAGCCTGAGAAACAAAATGTGATGTAGTAATCTTCAGAAAATTTCCACTTCGATTTTCGGCGAATATTGCATTACgcgaaaaatatgattttcacAAATATCGCCGGATTTTTCCGTTTCAGAATATCCTCTCAAAGGAACCATatctttattcaataatcCAATTTAATGCTTCAACATCCGCGGAGACAAGAACTATTATTAGCGTTTCAAAGACGATCTATTCTCGATCTCTATcgaagaattatatattttctccgttaatctatttatagaatcaatatataaatatacaattttaaatgatttctttaaaggattttttgcaatctttatttttgaataataaggAATTTCTTCTCCTTTAAGATAAAGATAAGAGTCATCTTTTCGATTGATCggtgataattatatatttctcaagATAATAAGAAATGCATAAAACTCTATTTTCGTAATAATCTCAGTTTTAGTTGTATTATTCAGagatttttataacttattttttaacaaattcttttaatattaaattttactcatATGGCAAcataaaacgtaaaataaagaaactagttcaacatgtttttattaatgcacGAGAACTTATACGATGTCGTGAACTCTGttgtaagtaaaattaacGTATTCATTGTATGTAAGTGCACGTGTACATTATTCTTGAATCAATATTTAAGACATATCGCGCTCGATGTATAAGGCTGCATAAAAACTTGAAGATTTGGCAAGTTTCCACGGAATAAGAGTTTCTTTTTCGCAAGTCCTgact
This window of the Linepithema humile isolate Giens D197 chromosome 1, Lhum_UNIL_v1.0, whole genome shotgun sequence genome carries:
- the LOC105669463 gene encoding cryptochrome-1-like, translated to MTGSSNNEMDQEVTTGVRSDGGKHTVHWFRKGLRLHDNPSLREGLAGASTFRCVFVLDPWFAGSTNVGINKWRFLLQCLEDLDCSLRKLNSRLFVIRGQPADALPKLFKEWGTTNLTFEEDPEPFGRVRDHNISALCKELGISVVQRVSHTLYKLDEIIERNSGKSPLTYHQFQNVVASMDPPKPPVSTVTAACIGSAYTPLKDDHDDHYGVPTLDELGFDTEGLLPPVWVGGESEALARLERHLERKAWVASFGRPKMTPQSLLPSQTGLSPYLRFGCLSTRLFYYQLTDLYKKIKKAMPPLSLHGQLLWREFFYCAATKNPNFDRMQGNPICVQIPWDKNVEALAKWANGQTGYPWIDAIMTQLREEGWIHHLARHAVACFLTRGDLWISWEEGMKVFDELLLDADWSVNAGMWMWLSCSSFFQQFFHCYCPVRFGRKADPNGDYIKRYLPVLKNFPARYIHEPWNAPLNIQHAAKCIIGKEYSLPMVNHNKNSRINIERMKQVYQQLNKYRGNGTSFKGESIGLLKALLALPKKNDEEKQDSPNQKNEQKINYPTQQQ